In Salmonella enterica subsp. enterica serovar Typhimurium str. LT2, a single window of DNA contains:
- the mioC gene encoding initiation of chromosome replication (similar to E. coli initiation of chromosome replication (AAC76765.1); Blastp hit to AAC76765.1 (147 aa), 87% identity in aa 1 - 147) — protein sequence MADITLISGSTLGGAEYVAEHLAEKLEAAGFSTETVHGPLLEDLSTSGIWLIISSTHGAGDIPDNLTPFYEDLQTQKPDLSAVRFGAIGIGSREYDTFCGAIEKIEAELKGAGAKQVGETLKINILEHEIPEDPAEIWLGSWINLLK from the coding sequence ATGGCAGACATTACTCTTATCAGCGGCAGCACCCTGGGCGGCGCCGAATACGTCGCGGAACATCTGGCGGAAAAGCTGGAAGCTGCCGGTTTTTCAACCGAAACGGTGCACGGTCCGTTATTAGAGGATCTGTCAACTTCCGGGATCTGGCTGATAATCAGCTCAACGCACGGTGCCGGAGACATTCCGGACAACCTGACCCCTTTCTATGAAGACCTTCAGACGCAGAAACCCGATCTTTCCGCGGTACGTTTCGGCGCAATTGGCATTGGCAGTCGAGAATACGACACGTTTTGCGGCGCGATTGAGAAAATAGAAGCGGAACTGAAAGGCGCTGGCGCAAAACAGGTTGGGGAAACACTGAAGATCAACATCCTTGAACATGAGATTCCGGAAGATCCAGCGGAGATTTGGCTCGGATCCTGGATTAATTTACTCAAATAA
- the asnC gene encoding transcriptional regulator for asnA, gidA (AsnC family; similar to E. coli regulator for asnA, asnC and gidA (AAC76766.1); Blastp hit to AAC76766.1 (152 aa), 97% identity in aa 1 - 152) produces MENYQIDNLDRGILDALMGNARTAYAELAKQFGVSPGTIHVRVEKMKQAGIITGARIDVSPKQLGYDVGCFIGIILKSAKDYPSALARLESLDEVTEAYYTTGHYSIFIKVMCKSIDALQHVLINKIQTIDEIQSTETLIVLQNPIMRTIKP; encoded by the coding sequence ATGGAAAATTATCAGATCGACAATCTGGACCGCGGCATACTTGACGCCTTAATGGGAAATGCCCGCACCGCCTACGCCGAACTGGCCAAACAATTTGGCGTTAGCCCTGGAACCATTCACGTTCGCGTCGAGAAAATGAAGCAGGCCGGGATCATTACGGGCGCACGGATTGACGTCAGCCCTAAACAACTGGGCTACGATGTGGGCTGCTTTATTGGCATCATCCTCAAAAGCGCCAAAGACTATCCCTCCGCACTGGCCCGGCTGGAAAGCCTGGATGAGGTGACGGAAGCGTATTACACCACCGGTCACTACAGCATCTTTATAAAAGTGATGTGCAAATCAATCGACGCGCTTCAGCACGTACTTATCAACAAGATCCAAACAATTGATGAAATTCAGTCCACTGAGACACTGATCGTCTTGCAGAACCCGATCATGCGCACCATCAAGCCATGA
- the asnA gene encoding asparagine synthetase A (similar to E. coli asparagine synthetase A (AAC76767.1); Blastp hit to AAC76767.1 (330 aa), 94% identity in aa 1 - 330), translating to MKTAYIAKQRQISFVKSHFSRQLEERLGLIEVQAPILSRVGDGTQDNLSGCEKAVQVKVKALPDAQFEVVHSLAKWKRQTLGQHDFSAGEGLYTHMKALRPDEDRLSPLHSVYVDQWDWERVMGDGERQFSTLKSTVEAIWAGIKATEAEVHKQFGLAPFLPEQIQFVHSQELLARFPDLDAKGRERAIAKELGAVFLVGIGGKLSDGHRHDVRAPDYDDWSSASELGYAGLNGDILVWNPVLEDAFELSSMGIRVDADTLMRQLALTGDEDRLQLEWHQALLRGEMPQTIGGGIGQSRLTMLLLQLPHIGQVQCGVWPAQVRESIPAIL from the coding sequence ATGAAAACCGCTTACATTGCCAAACAACGTCAAATTAGCTTCGTGAAATCACATTTCTCTCGCCAGCTGGAGGAGCGTCTGGGTCTGATTGAGGTCCAGGCGCCGATCCTGAGTCGCGTAGGGGATGGTACGCAGGATAATTTGTCCGGCTGTGAAAAAGCGGTGCAGGTAAAAGTGAAAGCATTGCCTGACGCCCAGTTCGAAGTGGTGCATTCACTGGCGAAGTGGAAACGTCAAACCCTGGGGCAACATGACTTCAGCGCGGGCGAAGGGCTGTACACGCACATGAAAGCCCTTCGCCCCGATGAAGACCGACTCTCTCCGCTCCACTCGGTCTATGTGGATCAGTGGGACTGGGAGCGTGTCATGGGCGATGGCGAGCGCCAATTTTCCACCCTGAAAAGCACAGTAGAGGCTATATGGGCAGGAATTAAGGCGACGGAAGCAGAAGTGCATAAACAGTTTGGTCTGGCGCCGTTCCTGCCAGAGCAAATTCAGTTTGTTCACAGTCAGGAACTGCTGGCGCGTTTCCCGGATCTGGATGCGAAAGGGCGCGAACGCGCGATCGCCAAAGAACTTGGCGCCGTTTTCCTGGTGGGGATCGGCGGTAAACTGAGCGATGGCCACCGCCATGATGTACGCGCGCCGGATTATGATGACTGGAGCTCCGCATCTGAGCTGGGCTACGCCGGTCTGAACGGCGATATCCTGGTGTGGAACCCGGTGCTGGAAGATGCGTTTGAGCTTTCCTCTATGGGTATCCGCGTAGATGCCGATACGCTGATGCGCCAGCTGGCGTTGACCGGTGATGAAGATCGTCTGCAACTGGAGTGGCATCAGGCGCTGCTGCGCGGCGAAATGCCGCAGACCATCGGCGGCGGGATTGGGCAGTCGCGTCTGACGATGTTGCTGCTGCAATTGCCGCATATTGGTCAGGTACAGTGCGGCGTATGGCCCGCGCAGGTTCGCGAAAGCATTCCTGCTATTTTATAA
- the yieM gene encoding putative inner membrane protein (similar to E. coli orf, hypothetical protein (AAC76768.1); Blastp hit to AAC76768.1 (427 aa), 89% identity in aa 1 - 427) encodes MLAVSEEGMVEEMILALLASPQLVIFFEKFPRLKNAVTADLPRWREALRSRLKDARVPPELTEEVMCYQQSQLLSTPQFIVQLPQILALLHRLHSPYAAQAKQLTESNSTFTPALHTLFLQRWRLSLVVQATTLNQQLLEEEREQLLSDVQERMTLSGQLEPTLAENDNAAGRLWDMSAGQLKRGDYQLIVKYGEFLAAQPELMQLAEQLGRSREAKSVPKKDAPMETFRTLVREPATVPEQVDGIQQGDDILRLLPPELATLGITELEYEFYRRLVEKQLLTYRLHGEAWREKVTERPVVHQDVDEQPRGPFIVCVDTSGSMGGFNEQCAKAFCLALMRVALADNRRCFIMLFSTDVVRYELSGPEGIEQAIRFLSQRFRGGTDIASCFRAIIERMQGREWFDADAVVISDFIAQRLPDDVVSKVGELQRLHQHRFHAVAMSAHGKPGIMRIFDHIWRFDTGMRSRLLRRWRR; translated from the coding sequence ATGCTGGCCGTCAGCGAAGAGGGAATGGTCGAAGAGATGATCCTCGCGCTACTGGCTTCCCCACAACTGGTCATTTTCTTTGAAAAGTTTCCGCGTTTAAAAAACGCCGTGACCGCCGATCTCCCGCGCTGGCGGGAAGCGCTACGCAGCCGTCTTAAAGACGCACGCGTTCCGCCGGAACTCACGGAAGAGGTCATGTGTTATCAGCAAAGCCAACTTCTCTCTACCCCACAGTTCATCGTGCAACTGCCGCAAATACTGGCGTTGCTTCACCGCCTGCATTCACCGTATGCCGCGCAGGCGAAGCAGTTGACGGAGAGCAACAGTACCTTTACCCCTGCGCTACACACGCTTTTTTTGCAACGCTGGCGGTTAAGTCTGGTCGTGCAGGCCACCACGTTAAACCAACAACTACTGGAAGAAGAGCGCGAGCAGTTGCTGAGTGACGTTCAGGAACGGATGACGCTGAGCGGGCAACTGGAACCGACGCTGGCGGAAAATGATAATGCCGCAGGCCGCCTGTGGGATATGAGCGCGGGCCAGCTTAAACGTGGTGATTATCAACTGATCGTAAAATACGGCGAATTTCTCGCCGCCCAGCCGGAGCTAATGCAACTGGCGGAACAACTGGGACGTTCGCGGGAAGCCAAATCGGTACCGAAAAAAGACGCGCCGATGGAAACCTTTCGTACACTGGTACGCGAACCCGCAACGGTGCCGGAGCAGGTTGACGGTATTCAGCAAGGCGATGATATTCTGCGCCTGTTGCCGCCAGAGCTGGCGACGCTCGGCATCACCGAGCTGGAATATGAATTTTACCGCCGGTTAGTGGAAAAACAGCTCCTCACCTATCGCCTGCATGGCGAAGCGTGGCGTGAGAAAGTGACCGAACGGCCGGTAGTACACCAGGATGTCGACGAGCAGCCGCGCGGACCGTTTATTGTCTGCGTCGATACTTCAGGCTCGATGGGAGGATTTAACGAGCAGTGCGCAAAAGCGTTCTGCCTGGCGTTGATGCGCGTTGCGCTGGCGGATAACCGCCGCTGCTTTATTATGCTGTTTTCCACTGACGTTGTGCGCTATGAACTCTCCGGCCCGGAAGGTATCGAGCAGGCCATCCGCTTTTTAAGTCAACGTTTTCGCGGCGGCACGGATATCGCCAGCTGTTTTCGCGCCATTATTGAAAGAATGCAGGGACGGGAATGGTTTGATGCCGATGCGGTGGTCATTTCGGATTTTATCGCCCAGCGCTTGCCGGATGACGTGGTGAGCAAAGTGGGAGAGTTGCAGCGTCTTCACCAGCATCGATTCCATGCGGTGGCGATGTCGGCGCACGGCAAACCCGGCATCATGCGCATTTTCGATCATATCTGGCGCTTTGACACCGGGATGCGAAGCCGCCTGCTGAGACGCTGGCGGCGCTAA